A stretch of DNA from Bacillus sp. (in: firmicutes):
AATGGAGCGTTGGGAAAACATCAACATCAACGACACTGCAAAATGGAGTAACCAAGGTGCTACGTTTACACGTCAATTAAAGAATATGCTTCATTTAGCACGTGTAATTACAATTGGTGCTTACAATCGTAATGAAAGTCGTGGTGCTCATTATAAACCAGAATTCCCTGACAGAAACGACGAGGAATGGTTAAAAACAACAATGGCTAAGTTCAACCCAGAGAAAAACGCACCAGAATTCCATTACGAAGATGTTGACGTTTCACTCATTCCTCCTCGGAAACGTGACTATACTAAAAAGAAAGGGGAAAAGTAATGATGAGTGAGAAAAAGACTGTCCGTTTTATCATTACTCGTCAAGACAATCCGGACTCAGCCCCTTATGAAGAGGAGTTTGAAATTCCTTATCGTCCTAATATGAATGTTATTTCCGCATTAATGGAGATTCGCAGAAATCCAGTTAATGCGAAAGGGGAAAAAACAACACCAGTCACATGGGATATGAACTGTTTAGAAGAAGTTTGTGGTGCATGTTCCATGGTCATTAATGGGAAGCCAAGACAATCTTGTACAGCGCTTGTTGATCAATTAGAGCAACCAATTCGTTTAGAACCAATGCGTACGTTTCCGGTGATTCGTGATTTGCAAGTAGATCGTAGTCGAATGTTTGATTCGTTAAAGAAAGTAAAAGCATGGATTCCAATCGACGGTACGTACGACTTAGGACCAGGTCCGCGTATGCCAGAGAAAAAACGTCAATGGGCGTACGAATTATCTAAATGCATGACCTGTGGGGTATGTTTAGAAGCTTGTCCAAACGTAAACAGTAAATCCAACTTTATTGGACCAGCCCCTCTTTCGCAAGTTCGTTTATTCAATGCGCATCCAACTGGTGCAATGAATAAAGATGAACGCTTGGAAGCAATTATGGGTGATGGCGGTCTAGCAAACTGCGGTAACTCACAAAACTGCGTGCAATCATGTCCAAAAGGAATTCCATTAACGACTTCGATTGCTGCACTGAACCGCGAAACGACGTTCCATATGTTCCGTAAATTTTTCGGAAGCGATTATACCGTGTAAAAAAGAGCCGGGAGTATTCTCGGTTCTTTTTTTGTTTGTTCGATGCGTTAAATGAACCAAGTGCCAAATGCTTTTGTTGTTAAAAATAGTACCTTTTTTGATAAAAAGAGGATATAATAATAAGAAAAGAATGAATATTCATTCATTTTGGAGGGAGTCTATGAAACAAATTTCGTACATTCCTAACTTTGAAGAATGGAGAAAAGAATTTCAATTTTTTCATCGTGTCAAAGTTCGCTTCTCGGAAACAGATTTGTTTGGTCATTTAAATAACACCGTCCCGTTTGTTTATTTTGAAGACGCACGTATCGAGTTTTTTAAGCATCTTGGCTTTTTGAATCGTTGGTTAGACCCCGATATTGAAGAAATGCCTGTCGTTGCCGACCTACAATGCGATTTTCACAGACAAGTGTATTTTGATGAACAGTTGCGCATTTATGTAAAAGTCGCTAAGGTAGGTACCTCATCAATTGATCTACATTATTTAGGGACAAAAGAAGATGGAACGGTTTGTTTTACTGGAAGGGGAACGATTGTTCAAATTTCACGACGTACAGGGAAGAGCGTCCCTTTAACTGCTAAAGAAAAAGAAAAATTTTTTCATGTAAATTCTGTCTCAGTGAAATAGGGAATTAGCACAATTTAAAGAAAAACCCTCAAATCGCCTTTACAGTAGTAACTTTCATTGCAAAGTTTTCATATGATAACGTGACGAAGACAATACCCATCCCGCGGTTCAAAGCTGTCGAAGGCAAGGAGGGTTATAATAGTTGAAGGACAATGAATACGCACACAAACCTTTACTAACAAAGAGAGAGAAAGAAGTTTTCGAACTGTTAGTTCAAGATAAAACGACTAAGGAAATAGCCAGTGAGTTGTTCATTAGCGAAAAAACGGTTCGGAATCATATTTCAAATGCAATGCAAAAGCTTGGGGTCAAGGGACGTTCACAAGCTGTCGTGGAACTTCTCCGTATGGGAGAATTAAAATTATAACATAAGCCGGCTTCTACTTTTTGGGAGCCGGTTTTGTTATTTAACATATTTTACGCAACTATTCTTGAAATTTTGTTCAAAAAAAGAGAAAATGACAAGTAGAAAGTTGGAGAGAAGGATGATATAGGAGTTGTTCGATGGTGGTAGAGCATAATCATGAGGTAGTAGCTGATATTGAAAAAGATTTACGCTACATAGCAGGGATTATTAAACAAAAGGGAAGAGAAATTTTAAGTCATTATAAAATTACACCACCCCAATTTGTGGCACTACAATGGCTTTTTGAAGAAGGAGATATGACAATTGGTGAATTATCCAATAAAATGTATTTAGCGTTCAGTACAACGACGGATTTAATCGATCGTATGGAAAAAAATGCATTAGTTAAACGGGTAAAAGATGAGAACGATCGTCGTGTTGTACGTATTCACCTTCTTGATGAAGGAGCAAGAATTATCGATGAAGTGATTAAAAAGCGACAAGGTTATTTAGCCGATATATTGAAGCATTTTTCTGAAGATCAAGTGACAAGTTTAAAAGAAAATTTAAGTAAACTACATCAAGAAATGAGAGAAGAATGAGGCGAGATGCTTGAAACAACCAATAGGAATTATTGATTCAGGTGTTGGCGGATTAACTGTCGCCAAAGAAGTGATGCGTCAATTACCAAACGAATCTATATTGTACGTGGGAGATACGGCAAGGTGTCCATACGGTCCACGCCCCGTACATGAAGTACAACGTTTTACTTGGCAAATGACCAATTACTTATTATCCAAGCAAATTAAAATGTTAATTATTGCTTGTAATACCGCTACAGCGGTTACCTTACACGAAATACGTTCCCGATTAACGATTCCAGTCATTGGTGTCATTCATCCCGGAGCGAGAACGGCTCTTAAAACAACGAAAAATGGTCATATAGGCGTCATCGGGACGGTAGGGACCATTCGGAGTAAGGCGTACGTACACGCGTTAAAAGAAATAAACAGAAATGTAAAAATCGTTTCGCTTCCTTGTCCAAAATTTGTTCCGCTAGTCGAAAGCGGTGAATATCAAGGTTCGATAGCTAAGAAAATTGTTGCAGAAACGTTAATGCCTTTAAAAGGAAGCTCCATTGATACGTTAATTTTAGGGTGTACTCACTACCCTTTACTGGGCCCATTAATCTCAAATTATATGGGACCGAACGTTAGTGTGATTAGCTCAGGGGAAGAAACCGCACGTGAAGCAAGTACGATTTTATCGTACCATGGCATGTTGA
This window harbors:
- the sdhB gene encoding succinate dehydrogenase iron-sulfur subunit; amino-acid sequence: MSEKKTVRFIITRQDNPDSAPYEEEFEIPYRPNMNVISALMEIRRNPVNAKGEKTTPVTWDMNCLEEVCGACSMVINGKPRQSCTALVDQLEQPIRLEPMRTFPVIRDLQVDRSRMFDSLKKVKAWIPIDGTYDLGPGPRMPEKKRQWAYELSKCMTCGVCLEACPNVNSKSNFIGPAPLSQVRLFNAHPTGAMNKDERLEAIMGDGGLANCGNSQNCVQSCPKGIPLTTSIAALNRETTFHMFRKFFGSDYTV
- a CDS encoding response regulator transcription factor translates to MKDNEYAHKPLLTKREKEVFELLVQDKTTKEIASELFISEKTVRNHISNAMQKLGVKGRSQAVVELLRMGELKL
- a CDS encoding acyl-CoA thioesterase, translated to MKQISYIPNFEEWRKEFQFFHRVKVRFSETDLFGHLNNTVPFVYFEDARIEFFKHLGFLNRWLDPDIEEMPVVADLQCDFHRQVYFDEQLRIYVKVAKVGTSSIDLHYLGTKEDGTVCFTGRGTIVQISRRTGKSVPLTAKEKEKFFHVNSVSVK
- a CDS encoding MarR family transcriptional regulator, giving the protein MVVEHNHEVVADIEKDLRYIAGIIKQKGREILSHYKITPPQFVALQWLFEEGDMTIGELSNKMYLAFSTTTDLIDRMEKNALVKRVKDENDRRVVRIHLLDEGARIIDEVIKKRQGYLADILKHFSEDQVTSLKENLSKLHQEMREE
- the racE gene encoding glutamate racemase, which translates into the protein MKQPIGIIDSGVGGLTVAKEVMRQLPNESILYVGDTARCPYGPRPVHEVQRFTWQMTNYLLSKQIKMLIIACNTATAVTLHEIRSRLTIPVIGVIHPGARTALKTTKNGHIGVIGTVGTIRSKAYVHALKEINRNVKIVSLPCPKFVPLVESGEYQGSIAKKIVAETLMPLKGSSIDTLILGCTHYPLLGPLISNYMGPNVSVISSGEETAREASTILSYHGMLNESDEPPTYQFFTTGSAPLFAKIATDWLHINNIDVTTIHLGKDIRS